A genome region from Polypterus senegalus isolate Bchr_013 chromosome 7, ASM1683550v1, whole genome shotgun sequence includes the following:
- the LOC120532032 gene encoding uncharacterized protein LOC120532032, translated as MNLDLVNTKMDLTFSLRRKEIVMDEPLVSVVQQRWPGLFIEQQVYAEFYRITQVQLKETFLTSLDKYSTALIKMYRANGGKTAHELKSLLELLDEQTMDVTTHKRATVLQGLPLYLREYKKLSTTCHDTDSLQIYTNKMKIGILEVVRHHETHPGAAPMNVAVVIEGQVVIEELVDFTTAFVILVGLLYALNIQYPKELKYTFETVQKVFLNIGDSYSHRVKKEEKLQLDRDIQWI; from the exons atgaacCTGGACCTAGTCAACACCAAAATGGACCTCACTTTTTCCCTGAGAAGAAAGGAGATTGTCATGGATGAACCACTGGTCTCTGTAGTCCAACAGAGATGGCCAGGCCTTTTCATAGAGCAACAG GTATATGCAGAATTTTATCGCATTACCCAGGTGCAATTGaaagaaacatttctgacatccttggacaagTATTCGACAGCTCTGATCAAAATGTACAGAGCAAATGGAGGCAAGACAGCACATGAATTGAAATCACTTTTAGAATTACTAGATGAACAG ACAATGGATGTTACCACACACAAGAGGGCAACGGTTCTACAAGGACTACCTCTGTACTTAAGAGAATACAAGAAGTTATCAACAACATGTCAT GATACAGACTCCcttcaaatatatacaaataaaatgaagataGGAATATTGGAGGTTGTGAGGCACCATGAGACCCATCCGGGAGCTGCACCAATGAATGTGGCTGTGGTGATAGAAGGTCAAGTAGTAATTGAAGAGCTTGTTGACTTCACAACTGCATTTGTCATACTTGTTGGTCTTCTGTATGCTCTAAACATTCAATACCCAAAAGAACTGAAATACACTTTTGAAACAGTGCAGAAGGTGTTTCTAAATATTGGAGACTCATACTCACATAGA GTTAAAAAGGAAGAGAAGCTCCAGCTAGACAGAGATAttcagtggatttaa